Proteins from one Halovivax limisalsi genomic window:
- a CDS encoding universal stress protein produces MFDRVVVATDGSESVQRAIDVGLDVADRFDAEVHAVTVIDTTEVETAPETLRDEYRVALESQAEAALDRFSSRADDPAITTAIREGRPETEIRSYAREVDADLLVSGTRGRHGEHRPLLGSVAEHLVRSASVPVLTVRQLEDGEAST; encoded by the coding sequence ATGTTCGACCGCGTGGTCGTCGCGACGGACGGATCGGAGAGCGTCCAGCGAGCGATCGACGTCGGCCTCGACGTCGCCGACCGGTTCGACGCGGAGGTCCACGCCGTGACCGTGATCGACACGACCGAGGTCGAGACGGCGCCGGAGACGCTTCGCGACGAGTATCGCGTCGCGCTCGAGAGCCAGGCGGAGGCGGCGCTTGACCGCTTCTCCTCGCGGGCCGACGATCCCGCGATCACGACGGCGATCCGGGAGGGACGGCCGGAAACCGAGATTCGCAGCTACGCGCGCGAGGTCGACGCCGACCTGCTCGTCTCGGGCACCCGCGGCCGCCACGGCGAGCACCGGCCGCTGCTCGGCAGCGTCGCGGAGCACCTCGTTCGAAGCGCGTCCGTTCCCGTCCTCACCGTGCGCCAGCTGGAAGACGGCGAGGCCTCCACGTGA